The region ACCCGCCCCTTGGCATCGATGACGAACGTGCTCCGGGCGATTCCCATGTATTTCCGCCCATACAGGCTCTTTTCCCGCCACGCTCCGAACTGTTCGGCGACGGTGTGGGCCTCGTCGGCCAGCAACGTGAAGGGGAGCTTGTGTTTGGTGCGGAAGCGAGCATGGCTCGCGGGGCCGTCGGGGCTGATCCCGATGACGACGGCACCACGTTTGCCAAACCTTGCCGCGGCGTCGCGGAAGCCGCAGGCCTCGACCGTGCATCCGGGGGTGTCGTCCTTGGGGTAGAAAAAGATCACGACTGGCTTCCCGCGGAGCGCTGCCAGCGAGACACTCACCCCGGCGTGATCAGGGAGGGTGAAATCGGGAGCGAGGCTGCCGACCGCCAGCCAACCGTCGGCCGCGGGG is a window of Planctomycetota bacterium DNA encoding:
- a CDS encoding thioredoxin-dependent thiol peroxidase, which codes for MAKKVRRSTSQAGKPTKKPAGASRKPTKSAVRRVVRTPPAPATGGRPAARSPAPAKAGPAADGWLAVGSLAPDFTLPDHAGVSVSLAALRGKPVVIFFYPKDDTPGCTVEACGFRDAAARFGKRGAVVIGISPDGPASHARFRTKHKLPFTLLADEAHTVAEQFGAWREKSLYGRKYMGIARSTFVIDAKGRVARVFTTVKPAGHADEVLAALTDLG